The Bacillus rossius redtenbacheri isolate Brsri chromosome 5, Brsri_v3, whole genome shotgun sequence region cattcatATTAGTTTCTATTATTTCTCTTTGTGAGGTTCGACCTTGATAAGAGGTAAAGTCTTGAAAATCAAATATGTGCTCTGCATTTCATTTCTCTCTCATATAGTTCCCACACATTTATCCCTTTCTATTCTTTTAGTGCTTTCACTGTCTAAGTCCTATATTCCCACATGTATATATAAGCTACATGGCCATACATTTAACACTTCAAACACCTCAACACAGATATAAAGTCTTACATTCTACTGCTCCATCAGTGCAGGGATCATAACCTTTTGAACTTCCACCATTCCCCTCCTTTTGGAATCACCTAATAGTACTTTATCAATTAGTCCCTTCAGGTGGATAAATCTTGGTAAGATACATTTTGTTACAGTTTGATTCACTTTTGAAACTTCTGTTGTTGTGTAGTGGGTTAGTTCCTTGACTAACTTTTCAGCATTAGCTAATATGTCATGCTCAGTTCAATTAGTGATTTATTGATCAGGGAGTGCCTGTTCTTTCTCATTCTCCCGAGTTTTCCTGGATGTTTTCTTCATGACAATATAATTTTAGACCATCTCTACGACTGTGAGGTCTTGAGCATGAATGATCCGGTTAACTGATAAGATTCAACTGTGTTCTTGATTACTTATTGTTGCGCTTCTCGCTCAGGTTATTCCTTCGTCCATAGCTTTTTTCAGATAGTGATATAAGGCTTTTAATTTTGATATTCATGCCAAAAGCCATGTTCATGAGTATGCTCTGACATTCAAATCAGTCACCCACAAAAAGGCTTTGGGTGGTGTCAGAAGATTTCCATACCACTGTTTATTTTCTTGAGGAACCTCGGATGGTAATATGGAGGGTCGAAGGATTGCTTATAATAGAGACTTTTGCCTGTAGGGCTTCCACCAGCTGGCCCGGGGGAGGGGCAGTGTTAATCGCAGCCCACTGTCCTCTTAGTCGCTGCTGGAGATTGTTCAAGCCTAGCTTAGCTCTCAGCTGTACTTGGGTGTAACAACTGGCTGACTGCAAACAGTTGTTGCCACCCATCAGCCCACATTGAAAGAGGAGGAGGGAACCTGGTACGCGTGCACTGCTCCTGGTGGTCTCAGTAGTGCCAACTGTCGCTTGTCGCAGCTGGCTACGGCGTGGAGAACCTGCAGGTGCCGGCGGTGGGTCCCGGCTGGGCGCTGCTGCAGTGGCAGCACTCCCCGCTGACGGCGCAGTGCGTGGACAGCTACACGGTGAGCTCTTGCGCGCTGCCCTCGCGCTGGTCTCCCCACTGCGGCCCGGAGTACTCCGAGTCCCTGCCCGTGGCCGCCGCCTCGCACAACGTGACCGGGCTGCAGGCCTGCGCCTTCCACCGGGTCGCGGTGACCGCCGAGGGCAAGGACGGCTCGTCGGCCCCCGTCGCCGACGTCATCGTCACCCCGTCCGAGGGTGAGGACCACCACGGTCTGGCTCTGGTCCTTGCTGAGAGGGTCCATTGCTTTATAGAACAGGCGTCGTAATGGAGAactgttttcattattttaatgggTTGCTTGCAGGTCTGGGACCCGTGCAGAACCTTGATGTGTCGGTGGCGGACGAGCACCTAGCCGTGATCTGGGACGCGCCGGTGGACTCCGAGGCTTGCACGGCTGGCTACCAGGTGTGCTGGTCACCACCAGGGGATCCCGGGACCTGCTCCTGGACCCAGCTGAACCTCTGGGTGAGCGGGGAGGACGTGGCGGTGCATCCCTGCACCCTCTACAACGTCAGCGTGAGGGCCGTTGATGTGTCCAACACCACCTCGCCAGAGGCGACAACTTTGTACCATGCAGGTAAGCCAGATGGATCACCAGGTGTTTCTGGTTGTCAATAGGGCTGTTGATGTGTCCAACACCACCTCGCCAGAGGCAACAACTTTGTACCATGCAGGTACACCAGTGGGATCACCAGGTGTTTCTGGTTGTCAATACTGTTTTGTTATGATGGGTGTTTTATTATTACAGATCCAACTGTCTTACGCTCTAagtaaagacctgaaaaattcgcgcattcatttcacgataggctagaatcttaaaagtttgaatttctgctgcttcggtgattgggccacagtatatctgaaggactttgggccaatggaaaaaaagaagttttgaatcacgagcatcccagttaacaggtgtcacgagtcagtaggcAATGAGCGGATGCAAttctcccgagtgcatagaggatcatggagtccatcctagaggtcattgaaatcgcgaatttttcctgtctctagctataAGCTACCAAGGCTAGACTCCACATATACACACACTCtacaaaacataaattattattgtatgcTGCTTGTGATTGATTCCTTCTTCTTTGACTAGAACATCATTAATTTGATTTACTCTAGAACTATATTGTTACTGCTGGTTAGATATCTCCAAGGGTGAGTCAAATTGTTGGAAGTTTTGTCTGGTTGTAAAAAATTCCTTGATTTGAATGGGTCCCATGTTTGGTTACCAAGAAGGTTTAGATACTATatgtttttgttatatgtttGGCTGCGAATAGtcatttattactataaaaatatgtttttcgataCTGTTTGTGTAGTGAGTACAACCATTAGATTACCGATACGGTCTTACTGGCCAAGCAGCTTTACATTAAGGTAAGTATTATGGTTAGTTTTATAAATGGCTgcgaaaaaaagtttcattttcgtTTCTAAACTTGTAATAATGGAATTAAtgatttgtattaatttatttaaatatttctaaaaactGAACAGTTTAACCTTGCTTGATGTATAATGGGTAAGGAAATTGGAAGTATGTTTGAAGCATAGTTTCCTTTACTGGCAAAAATAACTGGTCTAATATTGGTTCGTTTCAGGCGCGGACAGAGTGCGCAACCTCACCGCCAGCGAGGTTACGCCACACTCCTTCCTTGTCAGCTGGGACCCCTCGCCAGCTTCAGTGTCGTGCCTGGAGGGACACACGGTCGCCTGGTGCTCCGTCGACCACCGCAGCGGCCTCTGCCTCGAGCCAGTCGCGGCCCTGAACCTCACAGCGGGCGTCACGCAGTACAACGTCACCGGGCTGCGGCCATGTCACCAGCACCACGTCaccgtgacggcgaggagcagcGACGGCTCAGAGTCCACCGCCGTCTCCGTGGACGTGAAGACGAGCCTGGCCGGTAGGAGACCGCGCGAGTGTGACATCTTCACAGGACGTAGTCCATAGATGTTACCACATCTGCCAGTGCTTCTTTAGGAGTTTTACATAGTATTATGATGATCAATATCCCCCAAGCGAAGATGCAATCGCACCAGCTGTAGTCATTATAAAGAGGTTAATTTTCTAAGTTAAAGAAAGTACCtcaatttatgtaatatttagtgtaaatattttcaaaaaataactaTCTgacttttcatttttaatttcgtCCATTTGAGAGCATGACATTCATTGACTATagcttatcaaaatattttttatgatccATAACAACTTTGTAAAGCTATGTTTAAATATgctttttattgaaataatttgccTTAACGTGAATACGAACTTCTTTAAAGAACTGGAAACGGAAGCGAGTAACTAGGTGAAATGTGAAGCCAAGTATCTGGAACAGCAATCAGCAGATCACAACACCACCGAGGGCTCAGCACGACAGGAGGAGTGAGGTTGCACGTGTCCGCAGAGCTGCTGCCGCCCCAGAACGTGAGTGTGAGGGTGCTGAACTCCGGGCTGGTGTTCGTGTACTTCTCGCCGGCCGAGGACTCGGGTCTGTGCACGGCCAACTACACGGGCTGCCTGCGGGACGTGGACCGGCCCTCTGCCCCCCCGGTGTGCCAGCCGGCTCCCAGCGACCAGTACTGGGCCACGTGGGACAACCGCACCCGACCCTGCGGCCACTACGTGCTCCGGCTCACCGCCACCGGGGCCAACACCACTGCCAGCACCGACGTGGCATTCACTGCCGGTGAGTCCTGCAGCTGTCCCACTGGTTCTTGGGGGATTAGTCCGGACGAAATAGACGAAAAAAGATTCTGAGTTTGCATTGATCCTCAACAAGCTGTATTTCTGCACATGTCTTGAATACGTCATTACGAATGATTTGTCAAAATCCCCATCGATCCCGCTTGTGCGTTGTTTTTTTATTCGAGGTCAAAGATCACAAATTTCTGTTTTTTTCATACGTATATCTATGAAACGATAAGACCAGACGAAGTTTGGAAATCGTGAAATTCTCTACAAGAAAGGTATCAATACTTttttccaaagttttttttaaccaatgAAAATAACCATGCCATTATGTATTTTACAAACTCTCTTTGTGCAGAAAAGTAGCTCGGTCAGCACACCAAAGTGATTCTGAtgtgtttacagtttttttttagtccAACCTGGAGAGAAAACAATACGCGATATAACCGTGACTCGAGTATTCCATGATGGCctgatattatttaaaagcaaaaTTAATCTACGAATTTTCCTGATCCTTCTTAAGTCTAAAGCCAATTTTACAGCTCAAAACAATTAGGGAATCAGACAAAATCATGAGGGTATCAAAATAATAACTAGGGGATTAATACCAGATACATTACGGAGACTACTTGCAGTATGATATGCTGACAGGCTTGATATTGACATGAGACGGGATATGTAACCAGTAGACAATGTACAAAACAGACAATACCACTACAGCAACGGTCTTATAGTATAGGTTATGGTCTCCCCGAATGGCCTGTGGGAAATGGACCAAATGAAATTGTCAAGGAGCTGCTGAGCAAAAAGTTGCCAATCTTCCATAAGGGAAATTTCCAGCTCTGAGTGAGTTGTGGAAGGTGCTGGTATAGCTGCAATGCACCGTCCTAATGCATCCCAGATGAGCTTAATTGGATGTATGATAATACGATAAGTCTGGAGACGGAGAGTGAGCCAGTACTCGGTCCTCCCCTCGTCCTGCATGTCGTCCAACAATCCAGGTCTATGTGCACGAGAATTATCATCCATTAAACGGAGAGACTCACCAATTGCACCAGAATAAAGCACGATGTAAGGTGGGGGGATCTCGTTTATATATTTTCGAGCTGTCAAATTGTCATTACAGATTACGTGAAGGTTCGTATTTCCACCCAAACTGATTCCTGCTCACACCATCAGTCCACTGCCACAACATGGGACACTTTCTTGCACGAAAGCTGGAAATTTTCGTGTTCAATGTTACTTCCAGATGAGAACACTTCGATTATCAGGCGCCTCACTGAATCGCGACTCATCAGAGAACAGAACGGAACTATATTAGGGGTGCCCCTGGATATGCGATGTTCCTCCGCCCAGTTCCTACAGGCCTTCCTACAGGTGTTTTCTTGTAAATGGGACTCAAATCATGGGCATATGTGCATAGAGGCCACCTGCATGAAGACTATAACGGGCAGTTTGAGATGATAACTTGCGCTGTGTTGCTTCTTGAAAGGCTTGTCTTAGTAGCAGTGCATTATGCCCCATTCCAACAGGCTGTCAATAGATGCTGCTGAAAACACACTTTGTCTAGTTCCCTTATTCTTTTCATCTTGTCCTTGATTATGCGTGTCGGATCCCCTAACTATTTTGTTCATTTTGATATACACTTCCCTCATTAGTCTAAAACTCACCTAAATTTCTTTGGCTGCAGAACTTACTACGATCAGGTCACCTAAGTGAAGTAATTTTAAAGATGTTTGCTTTGTTATTTGCATGTTAcatatcattttattgtttgaagATGTTTGCTTTGTTATTTGCATGTTAcatatcattttattgtttgggtGATCATGTTACCAAATTTAGTGTGCCTACATATGTAAGCAGTTGGATTTCTAACATAACGTCTGTTTTGAATGGtaaaatgatatatattttagtgTAATAGGCGATACACTAATGCAAGGGATGACTACTACAATGGACTGTTTAAGGAGTTCAAGAAGCGACTCGCCTCCGGGTGACCAACATGACCTCCAACAGCTCCAGGGCAGCGGTGAAGCTGTCGTGGCAAGTGTCCAGCCTCAACAAGTGTGTGCAGTACCAGCTGGTGACGGTGACGGCTCAGGGCAGGAACTGGCGGTCCACCCACAATGTCTCCAGCAGTGTCACGGAGCTGGTGCTAGAGGACCTGGACACCTGCGCGCGCTACGAGGTGGGGGTGGAGCAGGTAGCGGCCAGGTACTCCGCTACGAGCTCCCTGGACTTCCACAGTGGCAGCAATGGTGAGTCCGTGACTTTTCACAAGTGTAGCACCATGCTTAACTAGTAATGTCACACATGTCACAATCAGTATGCGTGCCAAGTTAGGTTTAAGAATTTGAGCACGTTTTGCAGTTACCAGATAccataatggtaaaaaaaattgtttgagttacGATCAATAACATAAGTATTATTCGGCttgattattaatatttgtgTGTATTGAAAGGACGACACAAGCAATTCATTACTTTTTTCAAGCAATTGTCAATTTAATTTTAGGCCCCTTGTATGTATGAAATAACTTCCATTCATTCCATATTTCCTTTTTAATTGTAACTAAAGAACAGAcgtcttaaaatatttaattttagcaATGCTTGGAAAACTATCATTCGGCCGAAATCAACTAAGGTAAGAGTAATAAtcttcgcaggctttcacggccaatgtctgaagtagcttggcttctgggttgtagccgtgtccttggcaaatgattcattgacgtttcggttgacattgcaatcgccatcatcaggacacagaagccgagctacttcaggtAATAGTTGTTGACTCTGGTATGTCGCGGGGACAACGAACAGAAAGTTGTGCATGATATGAAATGAGGTTGCGAATGATTCAAGGAGAtgacttgatgtgagctttttgacatacgccattgctaagcacatgcatgtctgtagaagaaaactacaaaaaaaaaaaccaaaagaccaAAACAGTCGCACCTGTGATTTCGttccatgtgcgtctctgcctagggcgggagcagatagcagttcccaaaacgtcgcttgtttctgttttggaaaactattgctTTTGTTTCGTCTTtacgttttgtcgtgtttttgtcttcgtttcaactgttgtgctgaatttttttgggttcaatatttttatgctgtcatcatttgtgggaggTTTTTCGTTatgttagtccattttttctttgtttgttgaccatattcctgttatggaatattatgtggtgtttatatcctgttgacaacagcaattttgtttgcttaatttgtgtttttttgtcttttgggttttttgtagttttcttctacagtcgtacatgtgcttagcaatggcgtatgtccaaaggcTCACATCCAGTGGTTCAAGGAGACGTCCAGCAACACGACCGGCAGAGGAGGTGCTGGTTGCAGTGACCTCGGCCAGAGGACTGGCGGCGGTGGGGTCCGCGCCGGACTCGGTGGCCGTGTGGTTCGAGGCGCCTGCAGTGTCGCCGGCCTGCGTGGCCAACTACTCGGTGTGCTGGCGGGCCCTGGCGGGGGGCCGGCGCTGGTGCGTGGAGCGGGCTCGCTCGGGGGGCAGCACCGTGCTCATCCACCAGCTGCGGCCCTGCACCAACTACACGGTGCTCGTGACCCCTCTGGGCCCGGACCGCCAGCCATACAGCACCAGCTCCGTGGTCGCCGCCACCAGCTGCCGTGAGTGCCCGGACTCTGTCCTCCGCGGTCACCAGCAGTCCACGTGGTCCACGAGTTCCCCGTGTCCtcttttcacgtgacaacgtctaatcaatcgatgaacgccgggctgcacgcacggaaaagtgtcccgttacgcacgttgtcccgttacaatgtgtcccgttacgctcattgtacgcttgcgccgcatctatctctcttccactcgattggaacaaccatcgatcgatttgacctttttcgaggcacgttaaacttgaaacacttccattcgttttcctacttttcatatcatcgtcctatccttaacagaataacacagattataagaagttgaatagcaaacatgtataaaagttatacttaaaataatctgttcgttaaagtaataagcatatttgaattaatgagtgcaaataaaagtaaatttataaattaaattgtagatttcatttcactccttctttgtatccatacaaaatagtgataattgaataaaaatgattcaattttttacatgctttatattagcttcacctgtatgtttgtctgtccgtctgtaactctgtctgtccgtctgtaactctttcgactaagagtgagtgactcatcacaataaaatgtcccacccatttcattacgttcgttagccgagcggtctaaggcgcgcgacttctgtgacgtcagctttcgaaTTCAAAGAtagtgggttctactcccggccacgccgaaaaaaaaaatgtttttttttttttccccggtaaattctaatattatatccatacatctaactgcaaatgattcgtagagactttaccatttctttgtgacgttgcaactccaaatagttatctcagatggtaataggtagtgtcggtaactcatttccctatgataattatacataaatatagtttaaaaaactaaaaaaacatgcttttaaagaatatcaaactaaaaagttaaaaataaatatagtttaaaaaactaaaaaacatgcttttaaagaatatcaaactaaaagttaaaaataaatatagtttaaaaaactaaagaaacatgcttttaaagattatcaaactaaaaagtaaaaaataattttaaaattaaatttatgacaatagtatataagcaatactagtataaatgagaaaaaagcatggggcgcttaattttcaaaaaatatggcacaaagcgcctcaagcttttttctcatttatactagtattgcttatatactattgtcataaatttaattttaaaattattttttactttttagtttgataatctttaaaagcatgtttctttagttttttaaactatatttatttttaactttttagtttgatattctttaaaagcatgttttttagttttttaaactatatttattagaTAAAACAATGcactcatttcatcaatgttttgttatgacgttgtcactaaaccgactttacagacaaccaattttttttttgaggtcaGGAACTCTTTTCGAATGTAGTCCTCACATGTTCTACCtcttttttgacgcgataacgtgtcttataaatcgatgaacgccggctgcactcacggaAAAAGCACGACTTgttgtcacgtttcgcctgaggcgaacgtgcaagaaccggccaaccaccgtgcgagaaaaatcttctataatatcaaacaggttaaggcgggctttttaactaattgttcttgattatattcaaactaattatttaaattaaattcgcaaaaaactgtaaataatatttgaaaattaaaaaagtatgtacattttttcatcaatgttttcttatgacgtcattacgtaaaattatcgtccttaaacagactttacagacaaaccccccctttttaaaaaatacttgacagatggtaatttttatgttgctcattttttaaattcagttttcCAAACTGCTGACTTTCTTCATAAAATAAGCAAAATATTCACAGTTAATGTaccaaaaatattaatgaaatagtTTGAGCACTGCAcattcaactgaaaaaaaaatgttaggatGCAGTTGTAGAACATCTGGGTGATGGTTTTTGTTAAGAACAATTGAAAAACGTTTGATTGCTTCGATTTAATCCTTTATTTTAAGGATAAAAACTAATGTGATGAATCATTTTTACATAAACTATATATGTGTCAAGAGtcgaaaatatgttttaaattgttatggTAGGTATTTTTTAATTGCTATTTGTATGATGACTTTCACTTTTTCATGGAAATacttttaatgaaagaaaatgcAAATGTTTTTATTCAAACTATTCTATAAATgaacaaacacttttttttcagcGAGCTGTGCAGCCGCCTTGTCCACTGTGAACATCGTCACCTGGGTGATAACAGTCTGTACGGCGAAGTATGTTCTCGCCAGTCAACAGTAGACGCTCCTTCATGCTTCTCGAGAACACTTATTACCAGCTGTGTTCCTTGTTTATCAGTACATAAAAGCAATTGTGTAACATAAAACAATAGTTGTTTCAGGAAACTTAATTTTAGAGTgagatatatataaaaatatattgtatttaatgtgATGCATTTTTAAACTTTAAGAGTTACTCGTTCCTGTTCAATTTAGTCTTGAAAGTTAAgcctaattattttactaaagtacCACATATTGTAATAAATATATGTACTGGGAGTTGGGccaaaatataaaagaaaaatacaATTGTAACAACTGTACATAATAAAttgataataataaattttgcaAAACAATGTGGCAATATACATTAACTTAAAAACTTATGTTTACTGCCATAGAGCCCAAATTTACATGATCATGCCTGTGAGATTCCATTGAATGGCAAAGTTGAGAAGGTGTGGATGAATCAATGCAACCATAGAAATTCCTGCCAAGGAAGCAACACTTCACTGAACTGATTGTTGCTTCGCGCAAACCCATGACGATACAATATAAGCTAACCAGCATGTTTCCTGGATCAGTTCTTCAATGAGTCTCAGTTGCATTGCCCCTTAGGCGAAGTGAGGATCAAATGATGGACAGCTCGGCTGAGATGATAGtcgtatataaaaggggctcctgcTACTGGTTCCTGGTTGAGGATTGAGTGTAattcagccatattggattgtgacatcacagtcgccatcttgaatgacctctTCTTTGATCCCGACAACCATTTAATATCCACCATTTATTTTTTCCGCCttattagtttttataatattccgccattttaaattctaGGACTTTACGACATCTTGGTtctccgccattttgaatcctCTAATTTTCGCATCTAATACCTCACTCCCTACCATTGCACTTTTGTTACGTCTGCCATTTTTAAAATCCGCACTATTTATAAAGGACAATAattaggaaaaattaaaaattgataaaaatttaattaataaaattttaatataaagatCACCCACTATTTATAAAATGGACCGCCATATTGCAAACCCGTAAATgttatcaaatttttatttaaaactttttaaaatgtataaaaatatatgtgtaaatttaaacaaaaagaacttcgACATTTTGAAATctgtccaccatcttaaaaactGGCGGTGACTGACGGTGACTGGCAGTGACTGGCAgtgactggcggtgactggaaggtgactggcggtgactggcaATGACTGGCGGTGACTGGACTGGCAGTGATTGGCagtgactggctgtgactggcggtgactggTGGTGACGCGGTGACTGGTGGTGACTGGCGGTGACTTACGGTGACTGGAAggtgactggcggtgactggcggtgactggcaATGACTGGCG contains the following coding sequences:
- the LOC134532400 gene encoding receptor-type tyrosine-protein phosphatase F-like; this translates as MASGRGCARLWLLPLAVAGWLGVAGVVASECQAGYGVENLQVPAVGPGWALLQWQHSPLTAQCVDSYTVSSCALPSRWSPHCGPEYSESLPVAAASHNVTGLQACAFHRVAVTAEGKDGSSAPVADVIVTPSEGLGPVQNLDVSVADEHLAVIWDAPVDSEACTAGYQVCWSPPGDPGTCSWTQLNLWVSGEDVAVHPCTLYNVSVRAVDVSNTTSPEATTLYHAGADRVRNLTASEVTPHSFLVSWDPSPASVSCLEGHTVAWCSVDHRSGLCLEPVAALNLTAGVTQYNVTGLRPCHQHHVTVTARSSDGSESTAVSVDVKTSLAELLPPQNVSVRVLNSGLVFVYFSPAEDSGLCTANYTGCLRDVDRPSAPPVCQPAPSDQYWATWDNRTRPCGHYVLRLTATGANTTASTDVAFTAGVQEATRLRVTNMTSNSSRAAVKLSWQVSSLNKCVQYQLVTVTAQGRNWRSTHNVSSSVTELVLEDLDTCARYEVGVEQVAARYSATSSLDFHSGSNVTSARGLAAVGSAPDSVAVWFEAPAVSPACVANYSVCWRALAGGRRWCVERARSGGSTVLIHQLRPCTNYTVLVTPLGPDRQPYSTSSVVAATSCPSCAAALSTVNIVTWVITVCTAKYVLASQQ